A stretch of DNA from Arachis hypogaea cultivar Tifrunner chromosome 19, arahy.Tifrunner.gnm2.J5K5, whole genome shotgun sequence:
cttgaaagaatgatgaaaaagaaaaatgttattgataatctgaaaaaatcataaaattgattcttgaagcaagaaaaagcagtgaaaaacacaaagcttgcgaaaaaaaaaaagaaagaaagagcaagcagaaaaatccaataaccatttaaactaaaaggcaaagggtaaaaaaaaaagaaaagaaaaaaaagggatccaagactttgagcattaatggataggagggcccaaaggaataaaattctggcctaagcggccaaatcaagctgtccctaaccatgtgcttgtggcgtgaaggtgtcaagtgaaaagcttgagactgagcggttaaagtcgtggtccaaagcaaaaagagtgtgcttaataactctgggcacctctaactggggactctagcaaagctgagtcacaatctgaaaaggttcactcagttatgtgtctgtggcatttatgtatctggtggtaatactggaaaacaaaatgcttagggtcatggccaagactcataaagaagctgtgttcaagaatcaacatactgaactaggagagtcaataacactatctgaattctgagttcctatggatgccaatcattctgaacttcaaaggataaagtgagatgccaaaactatttaggattgcagttgtaaaccccactataagaagagacatgagcttaatcgaactcttattctcatgcaaattcacatcctaagcttatattagtgttggttgcttgaggacaagcaacagtttaagtttggtgttgtgatgcgtgagcatcttgtctatcttttcctagtgaatttgcatctaaattgttgaatttaattaagaattaattatattttagccactatggatgctattttgagttttgtacaatactgtttattttaggtagcatttggcggaatttgatggagtttctgtagagaaaaagaagaagccaaggagatgaccagcgaataccgacgcggacgcatggctcacacgaccgcacAGAATGGAGGAAattgcaatgacgcgatcgcgtgcctgacgcgaacgcgtggactggaatctgcacaaatgacgcgaacgcatggacgacgcggatgcgtcacatgcgccacgtgcagaaaatgtagaaaaacgctgggggcgatttctgggctgttttgacccagttcttagcccagaaatcacatattagaagctgcagaatggacaaatcaagtggtcccacccatcagctgaagacttgttaattaattcgaatttaaattcaaatcttatttgaggaaaatatattattttaattttaattttagaaatttgatttttaaattattaggattagttataaaagggatcccaatagGGTGGTTCCAGAACAACattccacaacattattccatacaaatttacattccgtattccatgagcaactaatcctccattgttaaggttaggagctctgtctattatatggattgatattattatttttctattttaattaatattttgatttatatttcaataattgtttttgttctttattttatgaatttgggtggaacggaagtatgacccattttctatttgagttcttgtaaaacttggaaaagctctttacttgaacaatagcttgaaaacatattatcctgaatttctaattgtttgtatttaacgggatacgtgacatataatccctttatttttagataattaggattcttgtggcatataaactagaatttgatcatcaccctctaattggaatcaattgaccaaggaattggcagttgatgaattttagaggagactaggaaggtctaaggaattagggtctagtcacaaatagtttgccatgaattaaatcttgcataattaaaatagttaataagaaaagtcaatccagaaaatagataactctgaaaccttaactatcttctccatattttttccaaagtatttacttgcctttcttcaatattttttatattgtttaatgtcttttatattgcatctcaacaccaatttttgtttgtctaactaagcctatcaaacactattgttgcttagtccatcaattctcatgggatcgacccttactcacgtaaggtattacttggtatgacccggtgcacttgccggttagtaagtgtggttgtaaataCCGCACCAAGGACCGAGGCGGAGGGAACTCTCAAGCCAGCCTAGTGGAGAGCCAGGGGATTCCCATCATGGGAATGGTGGTGCTACTGACCACGATGTTGAGGAACAGCCGATGCGAGACCATAAGGCACCTGTAACGGGGGGCGGAGATATGAAAAGGATTGAGGTGCCCATAGTTGACTCAAATATGGATTGGTTGGTGAGGAGTTTAGTGGGAAAAACTCTAAAACCGTTGAACCTGGGATCGGTGAAGGAGAGGGTATGTAAACAGTTGCCTCATATAGTAGACGTCAGGGAGATCGAAACGTCTAAAGTACTGTTAACCTTTGATACAGTGGAGCATGCTGGCGAAGCGTTTACTTTCAAAATGGATGCATTGTTGCACTACTTCAACAGGATTGGGCATTGGGAGGAATCGTAACGCTGTATCACTCGCAGAGTGTGGTTGGAGTGTTCCGGAATCCCTCTACATGCATGGTCGCCGGAAACGTTTAAAAGAATAGGTGGACAGTGGGGAGACGTGCTTCAGTATGATGTGACGAAAGATAAAGGTACATCGTTTACAGCTGGGAGGCTTCAAGTTGAGACggaggtgtttgatgaaattcgAGAATAGATGCAAATTGCTATTGGGAATAATGTCTTTGGGGTTTTTGTGAAGGAGGTGGGCGCCCAGAGGGGTGGTGAAGACAATGAGGAGGGAAGTCTCAGGGTCAGTGATGAGAATATAGTTTTAGAAGCCCCTGGTAAGGTCCGGGAGAAGGCGGCGGCGCAGTGGGATTCGGCGGCAACACTGATCGACGGGAGTGCTATGGTGGATGCACAGGAAGAGGACAGAATAGTAATTAGAGAGGTGATTTTGAATGATGTGAACGTTGattatttgaatttcaaaaaggaTATGCATGTACCAGATTCAGTTAGTGGTACCAAGGACGCTGAGGATGAGGTTGTTAAGGGATTTGAGGGGATTAATGAGGGGGAGTCGGAAAGAACGGTCACGCAGGTTTGTGGAACTGGGAGAGGAGGGGTTCCTATAGCGTGTGCTAGTCCGCATGGGATGTACCATGTGGGTCCGGTGGGCTGCCAGGCTGGGAGGTGTGTGGGGCACGTATTGGGCTTCCCTTCATCTGGCCTAATAGCTATTCagggtggaattgggttgaggaATGTGTATAGGAAGCGCTGGGGGAGAGGGGCAGAGGCTGGGCAGGTGTTTGGGCCAGAGTTGGAGGCTGGATTCAAGGGCTCTTGGACCGGTCCCCCTTGGAGACACGAGCGGGTCGGGGGATCCAAGACTCCGCCAGGCTTCTTGTGTGTTGAGTGCGGCGGCGCCCCTGCATGGTGAGCGAGACTGGCCAGGGTATCCTGAGGAGGTTGCTGCCGAGCTGGGAGGAGTGCGGCCCAGTGCTTGGCCATCGGTGGCGAATGAGACCCACGAATTGGAGGAGGAGGTGAAGGGAGTCGGACTGCCAGCGGGGGAAGCTGTTGAGTGCGATAGGGTGAGTGGGTCGCAGGGGGGATGTCCGCCGGAGGGGTAGTACGGCGAAAGGTACAGGAAACCCAGGAAGGGGGTCTTCCGAGCTTGGTCGATGGTAAGCAGCGTGCCACAGTGAGCCTGAGACGGCAGGCCAGGAAGGGGGGACTTTGGAAGTGAACGGCAAAGCGGAGGGCGACATGCATGCTGTGGCTGACGGTGGTGATCCCAGGCGGGTAGGAGCAGGTGAGGAAATGGAAACAGGGGGTCAGGTAGAGGGGGATGAGTACAAGGAGACAcaggaagagcaggtacaagaaAATCAAGCAACCTGGGCTCTGGCAGTGGAATCGGGTGTGGTCTTATATGATGACGAAGTAGATATTATGGGGATTTTGCAAAAAGAAAAGACAAGAAGGAGCCGACCAAAGAATAAGAACAAGGTGagtaaaaatttgtttaaatgaTTGTGGGCTGTTGGAACATTAGGGGGTTGAGGGGGGACGAAAAATTGAGTATGGTGAAATCCTTGAAGAATAAATATAACTTGAACATGTTAGGACTGATTGAAACAAAAAGGAAAGTACTTACTAAATATGATGTTGCACGGCTTTGGGGATTTAGTACTGCTGGGTGGGAATTTGTGGAGTCTATAGGGACGGCTGGGGGGCTGTTATTGATGTGGGATGATGGAGTGTTTAAAGTATGTAATAGATATAAAGGTAAGCGGTGGCTGTGCGTTGAAGGAGTGTTAACCAGGACCAACTTCCTCTGTGCTTTTTGTTTGGTGTATGGGGCACATGGGAGGGAGGCAAAGAAGGAGGTGTGGGAAGAACTAAGCTTTGTGGCAGGTTTGTGTCAGGTTCTATTCTGCTTTTTAGGGGACTTTAATGAAATCTTACATGTTGAGTATAAAAAACTGGGGGATAGCTTGCCGGCATCAGCGGAAGAGTTTAAGAGTTGGGTGCATGACATGCAGTTGATGGATTTGTCTCTTACGGATAGAAAGTATACATGGTTTAGGGGACGATCATGTAGTCGGATTGATAGGGTGCTGGTCAATATTGAATGGACTGAGAGGTTTCCGAATATTCGGCTAAAAGGGGGTCCAAGGGGATTTTCGGATCACTACCCATTGATTTTGGAAGGTACAAGATTAGGTGGAGGCCCTAGACCATTCAGAAGTCTGGACTCCTAGTTTACACATGAGGGATTTCTGAGAATGGTGAAGAATGAATGTAGAAGCTTGGGAGAGGCCCAATTCACATGTAAACTGAGGGCTTTAACAGTACCACTGCGAAAATGGCACAAGGATAACTTCAGGGACATGGATAAGAGACTCCAATAGTTTGAGGAGGAGATCACAAGGCTGGACAGGTTGGTTAGTGATGGGATATATGATGGTACAACAGAGGCTAAACGGAAGGCGCTCGTGagattttgtgaaaaatagtATATTCGGAAGGAACTTCACTGGAAACAGATGTCTCGGTCCAAGCATGCTGCCAACATGGATAAGAATACCCGATACTTCCATAACATTGCCTCAGCCAGAAGACGGAATAACAGGATAGATGCCCTGATGATACATAGAAGACTTGTGCGTAATCAGGCGAGAATAAAAGGTGTAATTAGAAAGTTCTACAAGGATTTATATCGCCAGGAATATGTTCTGAGGATTGGAGTCAGGGATGGTTTGGTGAAGAATATCCAGCGAGAGGAGGCTGAAGCGCTGGAAGTGATGCCGTCGGAAGAGGAAATTAGGGAGGCAGTATGGGACTGCGAATCTTCCAAGGCCCCAGGGAGTGATGGGTACAATATGAACTTCATCAAGAAATTTTGGGAGGATATTGGGCCGGAATTCATAGCAGCGGTGCTGGGGTTCTTTCAAAGTGCTAAGCTGCCAACGGATGTGAATGTAACATGTGTGACATTAGTCCCAAAGTTTGAAGGTGCAAAGGAGGTGAAGGACTTTCGGCCGATTAGCATGGTGGGGTGTGTGTATAAAGTAATTTCGAAGGTGTTAGTGAGAAGGATGCGAGCTGTCATGCCGGGGTTGGTAGGAGAGACATAGACGGCGTTTGTAAAGGGTAGGAAAATTCATGATGGTGCACTCATAGCTTGTGAGACGGTTCATTGGCTGAAGACTCGGAAAAAGACAGTAGCTATTATCAAACTGAATTTTcaaaaagcttatgacagagtaAGATGGAGTTTTGTGGATGTTATGCTTCAAAAAATGGGCTTTGGCCAAAGGTGGAGGAATTGGGTGAAGGAGTGTGTTACTACGGCTACTATGGCAGTCCTGGTAAATGGGTCACCATCCAAGCCATTCAAGATGGAGAGAGGACTAAGGCAAGGGGACCCACTTTCTCCACTCCTGTTCGTGCGTGCTAGTGGTCGATGTTTTGCATAGGATGGTGGGGGAAGCTGTGAGGAATGGGCGCATTGCTCCACTGCTGGTAGGGGAGATCATATTGAACTGTCGCATCTACAATTTGCGGATGACACAATTTTGTTTTGCCCGCCAGAGACTGAAACAATTGTAAACTATAAGAGGCTGTTGCGGTACTTCGAGTTGATGTCCGGGTTGAGCATCAATTTTGATAAATCGAATCTGATATCGGTAAACTGTGAGCAGGGATGGATCGATCATGCATGTCGACTACTGGGTTGCCAGCAAGCCGCGTTACTGGTTAGATACTTGGGTATTTCTCTAGGAGCAAATCCGCGCCTAGTGAAGACTTGGAAACCAATCATCGATAAGGTGGAACAGAAGCTTAGCTTATGGAAAGCAAAGGTTTTAAATAAAGCGGGTAAGCTTGTACTTATCAAATCAGTCTTGAATAGCCTCCCCATATATTACCTAAGTCTGTACAAGATGCCAAAGACGATGGCGGACAAGATTATAGCATTACAAAGGAGTTTTATGTGGTGCAAGGAGGACGGTAACTCTTTTATACCTTTGGTCAAGTGGGAGTTGGTCCAGGCCCCAAAGAAAGCTGGGGGCTTGGGGTTGGTGATGCAGTGTTGCGGAATACAGCGCtcctgtttaagtggtggtggcggttttcCAAGGAAGAGTGTCCGCTGTGAAAGAAGATTGTTTGTTCGTGCAACAAGTTGAACTTGGATGTAATGCTTCCAACTCAGTCTTTACCAGTTAGAGGAGGGCTTTGGAAAGACATTTGTCAGCTGAATATCAAAGAACCACAGATTCGGGATAAAGTGGTTAGTGGCCTGGCAATGGAAGTAGGCAATGGTAGGAAAACCCGGTTTTGGAAGGATAACTGGGTTCAGGATGGTGCTCTGAAAGTGAGTTTTTCAAGactcttctctatttcaagccAACAGGGATTTTTCATTGGGGACTGCAGGTTTTGGAatgggttagagtggatatgGAATTTTCAATGGAGGAGAGAGTTGTTTCAATGGGAGTTGAAACTTCTCCGTCAGCTCCATGAGAGGTTAAGGCCAGTGAAGCTGTCAGCTGGGCGCGCAGATAATGTGAGGTGAAAGTTTGACAATAAAGGTGTTTTCTCTACGAAATACGTTATACAGGTCATACAATCGGAAACGTTGTCGGATGAGATCACGAGCTATAGCTTCACAAGTTCACTTTGGAAAGGTTTTGTACCTCCGAAGATTGAGCTCTTTGGGTGGTTTGTGCTAGTTGGTAGAGTGAACACCAAGGAGAGGTTGATTAAATTAGGAGTTAACATTCAAAGTGATACCACTTGTGTGCTGTGTACCAAGGAAATCAAATCGGCTGAGCATTTATTTCTTCAGTGTGAGGtaacatggcaggtgtggtgtaaTTGTGTGCGGTCGTTTCGTCGGGAGTGGGTAATTCCTGGAACCGTTAAAGATCTGTTTGAGAGTTGGCGTGACATGCACAATAGACAACAAGGGCAGAAGGTGTGGATGACAGCGTTCTTTGCAGTGATTTGGAACATATGGTTGAAACGTAATGCACAGATCTTCAATAATACAAGGGCAAGCATTGAGGTAATTCAAACAAAGACGGTGTTGAGCTACACAGAGTGGTGTGGGAGTGATCCGGTGTGAGGCTGATGGCAATCCTGGATTGCCAGGAGCGTGTTGTGTTATGGGTGTTGCTATGTATGTGTATGTTCTTTTCTATGTATGCTCCACTTTAATGTGTTGAGCTtcctttatttcaaaaaaaaaaaaaaagttagagtaCTCCTACTACTTTAAGAATAAATtcatccaaagaaaaaaaaaatcatgtcaTGCCTCTCATATCATCAGTCCACAACAGATGTTCAAGAAAAAGGTTAAAAACTATGTTAagatcatttttttaataaaaaaaataaataatctattcttgaagaaatattaatctTAAATAAGAATATCGA
This window harbors:
- the LOC140182167 gene encoding uncharacterized protein, whose amino-acid sequence is MSRSKHAANMDKNTRYFHNIASARRRNNRIDALMIHRRLVRNQARIKGVIRKFYKDLYRQEYVLRIGVRDGLVKNIQREEAEALEVMPSEEEIREAVWDCESSKAPGSDGYNMNFIKKFWEDIGPEFIAAVLGFFQSAKLPTDVNVTCVTLVPKFEGAKESKMEFCGCYASKNGLWPKVEELGEGVCYYGYYGSPGKWVTIQAIQDGERTKDGGGSCEEWAHCSTAGRGDHIELSHLQFADDTILFCPPETETIVNYKRLLRYFELMSGLSINFDKSNLISVNCEQGWIDHACRLLGCQQAALLVRYLGISLGANPRLVKTWKPIIDKVEQKLSLWKAKVLNKAGKLVLIKSVLNSLPIYYLSLYKMPKTMADKIIALQRSFMWCKEDGNSFIPLVKWELVQAPKKAGGLGLVMQCCGIQRSCLSGGGGFPRKSVRCERRLFVRATS
- the LOC140182168 gene encoding uncharacterized protein is translated as MLPTQSLPVRGGLWKDICQLNIKEPQIRDKVVSGLAMEVGNGRKTRFWKDNWVQDGALKVIQSETLSDEITSYSFTSSLWKGFVPPKIELFGWFVLVGRVNTKERLIKLGVNIQSDTTCVLCTKEIKSAEHLFLQCEVTWQVWCNCVRSFRREWVIPGTVKDLFESWRDMHNRQQGQKVWMTAFFAVIWNIWLKRNAQIFNNTRASIEMMKWYAKNNLFVENELKNNEFLDLP